In Synchiropus splendidus isolate RoL2022-P1 chromosome 15, RoL_Sspl_1.0, whole genome shotgun sequence, the genomic stretch TCTGCTGCTCAGGCACCAGGGGAAAATCAAAGGATCAGAAAACACTGAGAGCAAGCGAGAGAGGAGAAGGATACACGGAAGCCAATTACCTACAGATGAGTTGATTCGACCTGGTGCACATTggtggaaccaaggtgcttaagaaggggCGGTAGATTATCTATAGATTAGTTCCAGCTGTGTTCCGAAACCAAGAGGGAAGCTCCAACAAAAccgggaagaggaaggagatgaaAACGAAAGTGGTACAAAATAATAGCGAATCAtgacagaacaacaacaacaacctgggCTTTGATACCTGGCGACTGAAGGCATAAGCCAGGACTCCATGAGTCCAAGGCTCCCTAACCACAGGGCGGGACTGGCCTGCTAAACCAGTGCACACAGAAAGTTCTGACTCCATCACAACAAACAAGATACAATTGCACTGTTACAAGGTAGAGAGGTGAGAGTGGAAGCCTTGTCACACACAGGCAACTCTGACCTGAGCCTGTACAAACCAAGCATCTCTGCAGGCTGGCAGTGGGAAGAATATCCACTGCCATTGATAAAACATGGGTTTACCGGTTGGAATTCTCACAACTGTTGACTGCTTTCTCATGAGTTTCAAAGGAAAATGCTGCCGCTGTCTGGGCAGCAAGTTGATTATTCTCAGTAGCTTTCAAGGTATACCAGTAGTGAAGCCCGGTCATAGGGTGTGAGACAGAAGTATAAACATTGTTGGACACAAATACAAGTCTGCTTCACATCCTATTTTGAAGCGCATGAGTATGTGAGATTTGTGTTATGTTCAATGACCGTAGGAAAAAACAGTGTTGGAAGAGTTCCGATTTAAAACAGTCCATACCAGCATATCCAAAAGCGATCTGAGAAATCAAACATGGCattgcaaaaatgaaaaatattcttAGTTCAAGACTTCACTGATGGGTACACTGGAGACTGGCTGGAGACGAATAAGAATCCCAATAATGAAATCCAGCACAGGAATGGATCAGACAGGTGAGTTCAAAGgcacagagaggagacagagacagagggaagacCAATGTTTGTAGTTGCTATTCTCTGGCGAGACACTCAGGGACACATAGCTCCTCATGACAAGCCTCCTTCTCCAGCCTGCAGGAGGAGTGAGCCGAAACAAGTGGAAACAGATCTACCCCCAAATAAAGTCAATATCAAGAACGATGACAATttgatcattaaaaaaaagacaccacAAGGTCCCTTTCTAATAAAGAACATATGGTTATGAATATACAGGAACTGCGTACAGTGTCTTTGAATTCTAAACTGTGATAAAGCGATCAACACCCTGCTCAGAGCCGCTGCAAACTTTGTTCATCTCAAATGACTGATCTAAACACTTGCACAGAAATAACAACTGGATTCTCCTCTGTCTTCAGCACTGACGGAATCAGACTGGACAGAGAAAAGATACTCCGAGCCCTCCTGATGACTGAGCTCTGACCTCTGTGCATGGATCATGGGAAAGTGTCTATAGACCCAAAGGTGCTGACTGTCAGAAGTCAGAATTTGTACATTTCTCtttatatatttacaaaaatgCTCAATATGTAATTTTGAATCTTTGTATGTCCGTCCACTCCATGAGCTGAATGCTGCCGATGTGGTTGGTGCTGCCTGCATGTTGAATATTTGTGTCTCCAAACTGCCTCAGACAGTGtgtcatccattcatttcatAGGTTTAAGTCCATCAGATACTTCAGACAAATACAGCACAGATTAGATGCAAAACCCACCAACATAATTGCTGCACAGCATCTGGATTGTTTCTTCTGTAACATCTGTAACTCGCTCTTGGGAATGACTTCACCATTCCTGTTACACTGCTCACTTTTTGTTTCCATCTCCATGGATTTGCCATGATCAGAATCTGGTGTTATCACCTGACACTGTTCATTTATCCAAATTTGGAGCGTTCGAATGGAACATTGTCAATAATGCAAATTGTTGTCTGCGTAGAGAATGTTAATTCAGAGTGTTAATACCCTCCCACCTAAATGCGATGGGGATTCAGGATGGAGTTTGCACTGCTTTACTCAGATGGTCCACTAGAGAGAGACAATGTGCAGCAGGTTAACGATTTGTGTATCTCGAAATAAAGTTTTACCAGAGAAACAACGACATTCTGATTCAATATGcgtttatttttcatatatcaACATATTGCATTTAGTATGTTCCGTTTAGtagatttattttgtattcagtagatttttttcttatgttttaTACACAGTTTAAACCACTACAGTAAGCCACTTTGGAAATATATGTATTACTAAACTTCTTCCTTTTTTGCCTCTTCGGTGAAACTAGATATCGTCATGCATTCACTGTCGATATTTAGTGACCTCAAATGAGCTGTCACATATTGACAGTATATTGACAATCAGGTGGTAAACGATATTGGTGATTCCTTTGATTTCAAAATTCAAATAATCGACTTTCACTCCACACACCATGATGTATGCAATGGCACGGCTTCCAACTAACAGAAACAGAGCACTTGAATGCATTTGAGGTGGATACTTAAGGGAAGAGATAGGCAACACTCAAATAGTTTGGATACTAAATTtagtttgtcatttttttagcaagtgtatgtgagtgtgtctgtaTATTAGTACTGAGTCCGAGTACTGTACCAGAACTCACACTCCCTGCAATGGAATGTtgtgaataaaaagaaataagtaTGTCTGCACACACCTTTTTGGGTACAACAAGTCTGGTGAGAAAGAGAGGAACCTCATGTGATATTGCAACTGAACAATTTCCAGATTAtctattatatacatatatataaataacctTTTAGTCAAGTTTACCTGGAATGTTTAAAGAAATGAGAAATAGTCTTAAAAACATTATTCAGTATCAAATTATCTTACCATCAATGCAGCATCTAATGACTTGCAGTAAGTGTACTTAGCTGCTTTCTGAGTAATACAACGTCATTGTTTACAACTAGCAGAGAATGAGGCCATCACTATTTCATTTTGTCTATAATCTAGTAGAATAGACTGAAATAGTGACCCCTTTGTAAAGCAAGCTCATTTTGTAGTACGTTGTTAGGGGACCCCAATAACATTTAAAAGTACTTGCCATGTCACCTTGACCCTTCCATGTCAGTTCTTATTCATAAAAAATTAAAGATATGTTTTGTAGAACAAATTAGGAGAGATAAATACAAACAGTCATCTGCTAGCTTCTTCTTATTGACTTAGAAGTTGTGGCTGGATGGATAAACTCCACTGGACAAATATTGGTTGCGGTACAGATAAGTCAATGCTCACATTTGATTCAGGGAAGTGAAATGACAACGAAAAGGTGCGTACACACAGCAAAAAGATTAGGTGAGAAGTGGCATAGGTGTTTCAGGCTGTTGCCCTTACACCCCAGTGATGTTGCTCCACTGGTTTAGACCAGTCCGCTCAAGAGAAGAGACTATGAGAATGCTAAGGAAGTATCGGGTTGGGTGGGGTGCACCAGATTATATTACACAATACCAATCTGCCCTGAGGGGGTCTAACAAGGTTTTGTCTTCCATCAGGCTTCTCTCTGCCTCATTCCTCCGTCTGTGGACGCATGTCTCAGtaaaataacaaagaaataCTCCAAGTTGTTTAATATGGTCTTTATTGTTTGAGCTCCTGAGCAAAGAGTCCTACTGCAGGACCAGCATTCAGCATCACAGACAGGGGCTGTTCACAATATGAACGTCAGGTGTCCTTCATTTCCAATTCTCAACTGACAAGAACTAGTGAGCTCGGGTGTAGCTCACAGGGAAGGAGTGTGTGAGGGACAGCTCCAGAGTGTCACTCCCACAACAAAGGTAAGTATGAAATCAGAAAACCACATTGAGCTGCTGGCTAGTTGAGATCTAGTGACAACAGCGCTCTGGAAAAATGTGGTTCTCAAGAGCTGGGATTGTCCTCCGCTCAGGTGTacctccaaaacaaaaggctactTTGGCTTGAAACAAATCACACACTTGCCCAAGTCGGGCACAAACTGGAGTCATGGAAGCTTAAGAGGCAACAAACACTAGCCTCTAAACAAACTCACAGTGTAACACAAAGTCACATACTGCCAATATGAACGGTAGCAATCAGCAGTGCATTGGTATTTGGCGCAATGTAAACATATATCGTGTGGACTAACTTCTTCATGCACTAAAGCTTACAATACAATCATTGTGTACtgtaataaacatttaaaaacatagaaCATTGTGTTTCAAAACAGGTGGACACCATTTTTGTAATACTCATacttgaacaaaaacacatagTCATTCTTCAAAGAAAGGCTTTCTAAAACATACTTCTCTAGTTTgctctcaaatgtttttcagagaTTATTAAAACTGTAACAAATTCAAATAAAGCCTTAAAGTACACACTGTGCAATGTAAATCAAATGCTATGTTATTTTGGCAGAGGCCACAAGGATTTtggtataaaataaaatttcttTCTTGAAGATATAAATAACACAGCTAATAGGCTATTTGTTTCTTAAAGTCTTTGGCCCCTGCAACCCTTACATGAGTGTCAGGTCCAGGTACTGCCCAGCCGGCTTGGGTATGATCGCAGGGAGGGACACGAGGGACGTGTCGCCTCCACCggtttgacaaaccagactgcCGTTTAGAAGAGACACTGGCTCAGAGGCACTCTGGAAGGAGAAAGAGACGAAGTCATGATCGAGAAGATGAGTGCAGTTCAGAGCCCTGGCACCAGAATCAGACCATCACCAACTCATCTGCCGCACTCAAGTGCAGTGCTCAGACCACAGTGCCCCTGAAAACCACGGCATTAAGCTTTTATTCCGCCAGCTTGCAGCTCTTCggaaaacatcaataaaaggTGTGTGCCTAGTCGTTTAAATGCAAGTGGATCCCCGCAACCTGCAGGCCATAGCACCACCACGCCCCCTCTGCTGAAGCCACAGCCTTCCTTACCTGCCACATGCCTTAGAGAAACCTTAAATACACACCCATTCTTTGGGCTGTGTAAGCACTGTCCTGGAAGGGTCATGAGCGTGCATGGGCACATGAGTGTGCATGAGAGCATCTTCAGGGGTGTACTGTGGTGTGGACAAGGGGGGAGGATAACACAGTGAGGGGCTGAGATACAAGAACAAACCATACATGACAGCCTAAATTGAACTCCCATGGTTGCAAATACCACAGAAATAAATGAGAATCTGGATCATTCAATTCAAGTCCGAGCAAGTTGTGTATGACGAACAGAAAAGAAGACAGGACAAACTTGTTTGAGTGCCTCTGGAGAAATGCAGCGCCTGACAATACACACCCACAATAGAGGCAGATATGGATTCGACAGAGTTGTGTGAACTCAGAAGCAAGGAAACAAGATTTTAGTGCCGTGGTTCTCACCTGGTAACCTTGTACAGCATTAATGAGGTCTTTGACTCCAGTGCTGTTGTAGGTCAGACCTGGCATTCGCATCAGACCCCCAGGGGACGAGAGGGAAGAGGGGGAGGGGAAGTAACCTAATGTGTTGGGAGAGCCAGGTGGACTGGGGGGAAGAAAACAACTCATAATACACAGCAGCAGTCAAGGAAGTAACTTCAAAAAGCAGATTAAAAACTCCCTGATACATTAGATAGTACTCTCGCTCACCTAGTTTGATGGATAGCGAGTAATCCTGCTGCAAACAAGTCGCTCAGAAAACCAAATATGTGAGAAACACCTTTCTCCCATCACTTTTTAAACAGCGCACCTCCCACAAGTCAACATCGAAGGGCCTGTTATAGGTGAAGGAAGTTCCTTAGCACTCCGGTTTGTTTACCGTAGTTCTTAGGTAGTTCTTAGGTAGTCAGGTATCTAGGCCTCAGTGCTTCATATAGGATGACATTTGGAGGGAAAGCAACAATCTTATTAACGGTTTAATAGtgtaaattttttaaaaatagtaaaTTCTCTGAAGAGTCCAAATCCATATGTTAGCATGTATTTTGGGAAGCTTAAAAGTATCCATTTGATACGACCGGGTTTAGAATACTGCCTACAATCGGACTTGGTTAAAACTGTACTATGAGCACATGTTGACCAAATAATAAAAGGTAGCACACTTGATCCAACGCATGGAAGGTAAATATCTCCATTTTCAGCTGGTGACTCAGGAATCCCAACCTGTGACAAGTTTGCTTATTAACTGCTAGCAAAAAACACTTGGCAACACAGGACTTCATGATCATTTTAAGCACGTGGCCTCCACAACTCAGGAGTTAGTAGTATATTAAGGAAGACCAAGCTAATGGCACATGGGAGAAATCTTGATTGAGGAGTTCAAGAACAAAACGTATTGTCCTCACATTAAACCTCAAAGTGAAGTGAAGGTAATAAGCAAGGGCCGAGTCTCTAACTGACACAGTCTTCTGCCAAAACGAACAGGTCATTTTGTTACATGATTATTGAGAAAACGTTCCTCTTGAGAGCACATTCGAATAACTAGTTACAGAATATCGAAGTATATTTTTACCTCGGGTAGTAGGTGGCGTAGTTCATGTAGAACTGAGCCGAGGTAGGGTAGAAGGCGTGACCTGGCTGGAGAGGACGTGGAGCAAGCAACACCTGCCCAAGAGGAGGGTAGAGGGCGGCCGCTGTCTCCGTGGGCAGAACAGTTGGGGTCGGAGCAAAAGAGTAGGACGGAGGAGTCAAACCTGGACATGGAAGAGGACACGGGACAAATTTACAATCCAAAAGGATTTAGATGCTGCGCAAACAAATACCATCACTGTCTGACtggtttttctttcattagTGGAATGTTAATAACCAAATAACTCAGAGCAAAAGTATCTCTCATGAGAAAGTGTTTGAGACATTTCCCTGAGATAATCTGTCAGCTGAATCTGGGAGTCAGATGTTGGTTAGTTCTGTGACTAGTTCACTGATGtgatttgaatgtttttaaGACCACAATTAAGGCCTTCACGAAACTATTGACAGAAATTATTCCAGACAAATGTATGTATAACTTGTGCTCCATATATGatataatacaaatatttgatATAGAAGCCAGCGATTCTGTGTATGCCTCAGCGTGAAGCGCTGCCCGCCTTCCTCACATCTCCATTTGAAAAACCTCAGGAGATGTGACTCTCTGGAGAGGATGAACCCCACAGAAATGAAATCATCTATCTGAGGAGGTTGGAGAGttgtaagctttttttttcaggcttgTTGCTTACACTGTCCTTACCCCGTCAGATGTTTAGAGCTCACAGGAGTGGAGAAAGATAAGGAATAGCAATCATTCAGAATAGGTTAAATTTCAAGAGACTGAAAGGTCTTCTCCGTGCATGCTGGTAAGAAGATGTATGTTTTGGATTGAGAAGAactgcacacacaagcacacttcCACACACAAACTCAGCTTTCAAACTCCTTTTTCATCTTGCATACTTTTAGATTGGTGAAATCCCAAAAGTCCTGCGCCCACGGCAGGAGACCACCTACCCTGCAGTCCCGAAGCAccccagctccagcagcacttACGTCTGAACTTACATGGCGGTGGGCTGAGCCCTGTCCCACTCCGGCTCcgggaatgtgtgtgtgcgtgggtgtgtgagagtgagcctCCCATCAGTACAAGGCCCATCTCCTCTGCACTGCAGGGAAACACCTCTACATAGCGGCTGTTTGCCCCTCGCTGGCTCGTCATAACTTGCTTATGAAGTCGTTGGGAGGCCAGAATGGCTCTCTCTGGTGACACCATCTGAATGAAGCAGTCACCCGATGGACGaccctgaaaaaagaaaatacacatgTAAGGGTCCAGGTTGATGCAGACTGAGAGAGCTCTCTTGGTGCCACGTCTACCTGCTGGTTGAGGACCATGTGAACACCATGTGCTCTGACATCGTGTGTAAACTCTCCCAAAAAGTTGAGGATGTCTTCAATGATTGCTGTGTAGGGGAGACCCCTGAGCCTGAGGCAGTCTCTGACACTACCAGGAGGGGGCAGAAGAGAAACCGCAGGCAACATAGATACCAGTGGAGCAGGAGCAACAGGGATCAGAGGGGCCGAGGAGTACCGGTTTAACACCTAGAACAAATAGACGCAAGTTAGAAACTCCCTGCAGCAAAAACTCTCTCAGTAAAGTTACACAGCATGGGAAACATTCCTACAACAGATCTTGAAAAAGGCAGCCAGACTAAGTTCCCACCTCATGATACTGTGACAAAGCATTCATCAAATTCACCAGGAACaataagtaaaacaaaaaaatcaagaatAAAGGTGCAGTTTAGAGTGTGAGTTGTATTTAACTTAAAATGTGGTTAGAATTTTGTGTAACCCATCAGATTTAATTTGATAATCTAGGTTGTTTACTTACTAAATGTAACTGGTTTCAAAGCAACAAACACCAACATGTGTGCACTTGCAACTGTAAAACATGGACCAGTGAAAATTATAACACGCAAGGTCAAAGGAGAGTGAAGTTGCCTCTGCCCTTAAGCAAGGCACCCCTACAGGTGGAGTAAAACGACACACACCTTAACATCTGCAGAACAACAGGAAAAGTACATAAAGGAATCATCATTCTGACGGCTGTTAGGATGTTAGGCTAAGATGTACCTGCTGGACCTCTGCCGCAGTGCTCTTGAACAGCTCGATATATCTCCTCCCGAGAATCTCCTTGTGTTTCCTCAAGGCACATTGGGCATGCTCCTCACAGGAGAACAGCACGAAGGCGTCGCCGGTGGGTCGTCCATCGGGATAACGTACGAAGAGGATTCCGTCTTTCCCGCCGCTGACTGGGCATGTTTCTTTAAGACTATCCCCCGGTGAGAAGAAGGCGAGCACCTGCTCATGAGTGGCGGTGAAGGGCAGGCCACGCATCCTCACAATGATCTGGTCTTCACGGGACAGAAACACTGCTACCTCATTGGAGGTCCCTGGTCACAACAAGAGGAGTAGCAAAGTGATCTCACTGCACCTCAGCTTGAACTTTAACATGAACAACTCAGCTCACCCCCTGCAATCTTCAAGAAGTCTTCACCTGTTGCTTTATACACCTGCAGCAAGAAACAAACAGCTTCAATataattcattgaaatagtattgGTGTATGTTTGGGAGTGGACAGACCTCTATGTATCTGTTGCCcatgtgatgtttgtgtctttgCAGCGCCAAGTCTCTGTGTTCTTCATTAACAAAACGAACCAGTGCTTCTCCATTCCTCCTCCCCTGTGCATTGAGACACAAAGCTGCCCCACCTCTACACAAGATAATAAATCGTGTCAGCCTCATCCATTCACTTTTTCATTGCCACTGTTCAACTTTTGGTAGGAGGAAACTGGGTGTGAAGCTGCGGCACTTATCACTACACTGCTACATCTTCAATGAACTCACTTAGCAATGTTAAGTCCTCTGAAGAATCGAGCAATGTCCTGGTCAGAAGACTGCCATGGCAAACCTCGTGCTCTGATCACTGTGTTATCACACACTTTATCCATCTTGCtgctgcacagacacacagagagaaaataaTTAGACTTTCAAATTCAAGCAAGAGAACAAAAGGAAGTTGTCTTAAGCAAATACTCACCAAGTGCCAGTTTCAAACTTCTCATTCACTCGCTCAGGGTTCGAGAACACGTGGCCTACAACAAGATGTCATTAAATAACCAGCCCAATGATGAGAGAGAAAGTTGATGTTTAAGAGCCACTTCTtcccaaatgtaaaaaaaaaacctaagcTCCTATTTCCAAAACAGTTCCTTATTGTGACAGTGATAGTGGTCCTACTTAGAAACATGCATTCACAGTATTCAACGGCATTCAACCCCAAGTATAACGCAGAATGCATGAATGTTTGAATGACCAATATGTTTTATGAATTATTCAGAAGAATATTCACACATTATGGCAAGATTAatcaaaaaatgtgtttaaatatttaaaaatctaactttattatttaatttgttcAGAAGGAGCATTGCCATTTTAAAgaataattcaattttaaaaattgGAACAGCTGTTTCAAGGTTATCCGACAACAAATACTTTCAGCAGACGCTATGTTTGTTGGAGCTGACGAGTTCACTTGTGTTCAGTGCAGTGACGTATCTAAACAGGACATGCAGGGTCTGTACAGGTGAGATAGTCTAGTCAGGTGACTTGTCTCTGagcaacgtgtgtgtgtgtataggaaatgactgaatgtaaATAATGACGTTTTAAAAGAAAGCACAATTTGAATcatattttgtctgtttttcattGTCAGGTATTATGAGGGCATTAATAGGTATTGAAAATCCACAAGGTTCCATCTAGATATTAGATTCCAAACATTCATGAACATTATTTTTTACGACAACTAGTCTTTAACGTATAGTAGTTGACATGTTTGTATGATGGTGACAGACACAAATTTTCTAGATTACAATTAGAAATTTAACCattactgttttttcttttttctatcaAATTTTTATCTATCAAAGGTCAGTAGAACAATGCACCTTGCTATTTTACAGCATTTAACAGTTAATCAGGTATTGATCATGAGAAGATagatatgatgaaaaaaaataataacactgacaaaaaaatgttaagtgGTCAAATGAAGACACTTTTCAAGAAAACTAATGGACATGAACGAAATAATTTTGCCTGTTTACCATTGCCAGGACTATAGTTGCAACTCTGCAACATATTAGACATAAGAACTTTGTTACTCACAAAATGGCTCAGAAAGCAAGGCAAGCACAATGTTTGCCATCATCCGGACCTGCTGCACTGCCATGTCCACAGGCATGGCAGCTGTAGAATCCCACACGTGGGACACTTCATCGGCAGGTAAACTGAGAGCTGGGGGAGCGGTCAAGGAAACCAACAGGGATCGAAGAGTCCAGAGGTAATGCATGACGAGAGAGATGTTAGCTTTCCTGTTTcattgggtgtgtgtgtggttcacCCTGTTGGATAAACACACTCTCAGCAAGGAGCTGCCATTGTTTCCCTATTTGCATTTCAAAACCTGTAGCCGAGTAGCCAACACCCCTGGCTCGTCTTATGTGTGTCAGTCATGTGTTGAGCTTGAGTGTTTTGACAGAACAATGGCTCACATGCACAAAATACTCTGCAGGTTAGTAATGATTTGTCAAAGGATACAATCAGCCATGGCGTTTACATTCAGGCCCTTGAGGTCATATGAAGGAAAGTGCATCTGGAACTCTTTCCGCAAGTCAAAGAAGGAGTAGAAGCAGTCAGGAATCAGGATGTTCTAAAAGGAGAAGAAATACAACGAGGATGTGAACATGTGGCATGCCTACAGTTGTCTCTTTATGGCCTGTTTGCTTAAAGCAGCAGTGACTTTATGGTTGCAGGCACTATCACCCCAACTGGGAGAATGTTGCCATCTAATCTCCATCGTGAGCACATGGGCCTGTGCAGGTTTGAATTTACCTTTTTTC encodes the following:
- the esrp1 gene encoding epithelial splicing regulatory protein 1 isoform X1, yielding MTAEVDYLVVLCAATSGASGELLGSDEKELVQLVWQQVDVNNKKLGRVNELLIKPETSVEEKQEDDVVEESLKEENGSGADCVSTATSLESVLALFHLQLTNDVNNAGAGTSVCLCTDGPLHIRQVIHPEAASKNILIPDCFYSFFDLRKEFQMHFPSYDLKGLNVNAMADSLSLPADEVSHVWDSTAAMPVDMAVQQVRMMANIVLALLSEPFCHVFSNPERVNEKFETGTCSKMDKVCDNTVIRARGLPWQSSDQDIARFFRGLNIAKGGAALCLNAQGRRNGEALVRFVNEEHRDLALQRHKHHMGNRYIEVYKATGEDFLKIAGGTSNEVAVFLSREDQIIVRMRGLPFTATHEQVLAFFSPGDSLKETCPVSGGKDGILFVRYPDGRPTGDAFVLFSCEEHAQCALRKHKEILGRRYIELFKSTAAEVQQVLNRYSSAPLIPVAPAPLVSMLPAVSLLPPPGSVRDCLRLRGLPYTAIIEDILNFLGEFTHDVRAHGVHMVLNQQGRPSGDCFIQMVSPERAILASQRLHKQVMTSQRGANSRYVEVFPCSAEEMGLVLMGGSLSHTHAHTHSRSRSGTGLSPPPCKFRRLTPPSYSFAPTPTVLPTETAAALYPPLGQVLLAPRPLQPGHAFYPTSAQFYMNYATYYPSPPGSPNTLGYFPSPSSLSSPGGLMRMPGLTYNSTGVKDLINAVQGYQYTPEDALMHTHVPMHAHDPSRTVLTQPKEWSASEPVSLLNGSLVCQTGGGDTSLVSLPAIIPKPAGQYLDLTLM
- the esrp1 gene encoding epithelial splicing regulatory protein 1 isoform X4 codes for the protein MTAEVDYLVVLCAATSGASGELLGSDEKELVQLVWQQVDVNNKKLGRVNELLIKPETSVEEKQEDDVVEESLKEENGSGADCVSTATSLESVLALFHLQLTNDVNNAGAGTSVCLCTDGPLHIRQVIHPEAASKNILIPDCFYSFFDLRKEFQMHFPSYDLKGLNVNAMADSLSLPADEVSHVWDSTAAMPVDMAVQQVRMMANIVLALLSEPFCHVFSNPERVNEKFETGTCSKMDKVCDNTVIRARGLPWQSSDQDIARFFRGLNIAKGGAALCLNAQGRRNGEALVRFVNEEHRDLALQRHKHHMGNRYIEVYKATGEDFLKIAGGTSNEVAVFLSREDQIIVRMRGLPFTATHEQVLAFFSPGDSLKETCPVSGGKDGILFVRYPDGRPTGDAFVLFSCEEHAQCALRKHKEILGRRYIELFKSTAAEVQQVLNRYSSAPLIPVAPAPLVSMLPAVSLLPPPGSVRDCLRLRGLPYTAIIEDILNFLGEFTHDVRAHGVHMVLNQQGRPSGDCFIQMVSPERAILASQRLHKQVMTSQRGANSRYVEVFPCSAEEMGLVLMGGSLSHTHAHTHSRSRSGTGLSPPPCKFRRLTPPSYSFAPTPTVLPTETAAALYPPLGQVLLAPRPLQPGHAFYPTSAQFYMNYATYYPSPPGSPNTLGYFPSPSSLSSPGGLMRMPGLTYNSTGVKDLINAVQGYQYTPEDALMHTHVPMHAHDPSRTVLTQPKEWVCI
- the esrp1 gene encoding epithelial splicing regulatory protein 1 isoform X3, with translation MTAEVDYLVVLCAATSGASGELLGSDEKELVQLVWQQVDVNNKKLGRVNELLIKPETSVEEKQEDDVVEESLKEENGSGADCVSTATSLESVLALFHLQLTNDVNNAGAGTSVCLCTDGPLHIRQVIHPEAASKNILIPDCFYSFFDLRKEFQMHFPSYDLKGLNVNAMADSLSLPADEVSHVWDSTAAMPVDMAVQQVRMMANIVLALLSEPFCHVFSNPERVNEKFETGTCSKMDKVCDNTVIRARGLPWQSSDQDIARFFRGLNIAKGGAALCLNAQGRRNGEALVRFVNEEHRDLALQRHKHHMGNRYIEVYKATGEDFLKIAGGTSNEVAVFLSREDQIIVRMRGLPFTATHEQVLAFFSPGDSLKETCPVSGGKDGILFVRYPDGRPTGDAFVLFSCEEHAQCALRKHKEILGRRYIELFKSTAAEVQQVLNRYSSAPLIPVAPAPLVSMLPAVSLLPPPGSVRDCLRLRGLPYTAIIEDILNFLGEFTHDVRAHGVHMVLNQQGRPSGDCFIQMVSPERAILASQRLHKQVMTSQRGANSRYVEVFPCSAEEMGLVLMGGSLSHTHAHTHSRSRSGTGLSPPPCKFRRLTPPSYSFAPTPTVLPTETAAALYPPLGQVLLAPRPLQPGHAFYPTSAQFYMNYATYYPSPPGSPNTLGYFPSPSSLSSPGGLMRMPGLTYNSTGVKDLINAVQGYQSASEPVSLLNGSLVCQTGGGDTSLVSLPAIIPKPAGQYLDLTLM
- the esrp1 gene encoding epithelial splicing regulatory protein 1 isoform X2 — translated: MTAEVDYLVVLCAATSGASGELLGSDEKELVQLVWQQVDVNNKKLGRVNELLIKPETSVEEKQEDDVVEESLKEENGSGADCVSTATSLESVLALFHLQLTNDVNNAGAGTSVCLCTDGPLHIRQVIHPEAASKNILIPDCFYSFFDLRKEFQMHFPSYDLKGLNVNAMADSLSLPADEVSHVWDSTAAMPVDMAVQQVRMMANIVLALLSEPFCHVFSNPERVNEKFETGTCSKMDKVCDNTVIRARGLPWQSSDQDIARFFRGLNIAKGGAALCLNAQGRRNGEALVRFVNEEHRDLALQRHKHHMGNRYIEVYKATGEDFLKIAGGTSNEVAVFLSREDQIIVRMRGLPFTATHEQVLAFFSPGDSLKETCPVSGGKDGILFVRYPDGRPTGDAFVLFSCEEHAQCALRKHKEILGRRYIELFKSTAAEVQQVLNRYSSAPLIPVAPAPLVSMLPAVSLLPPPGSVRDCLRLRGLPYTAIIEDILNFLGEFTHDVRAHGVHMVLNQQGRPSGDCFIQMVSPERAILASQRLHKQVMTSQRGANSRYVEVFPCSAEEMGLVLMGGSLSHTHAHTHSRSRSGTGLSPPPCLTPPSYSFAPTPTVLPTETAAALYPPLGQVLLAPRPLQPGHAFYPTSAQFYMNYATYYPSPPGSPNTLGYFPSPSSLSSPGGLMRMPGLTYNSTGVKDLINAVQGYQYTPEDALMHTHVPMHAHDPSRTVLTQPKEWSASEPVSLLNGSLVCQTGGGDTSLVSLPAIIPKPAGQYLDLTLM